Proteins found in one Streptococcus anginosus subsp. whileyi MAS624 genomic segment:
- a CDS encoding YbbR-like domain-containing protein has protein sequence MKNRKQIWYIISSIFFAGVLFIYATTTNYQNNSNARQTTSETYTNTLPSVPIDIKYNSEKYFISGFSSEVSVVLTGSNRVTLASEMQESTRKFKVVADLTKATEGTREVPLAIKNLPSGLTATVTPAKITVKVGKKASKTVEVKTTISSAQLADGLMVDRVTVGDNKVTVTSDEDTLAKVDHVEAVVPTSEKISANYSGNAPLQAVDANGTVLPSVITPYETTIKITVKSSSSSSSSTSSSK, from the coding sequence ATGAAAAATCGTAAACAGATTTGGTACATCATTTCTTCAATCTTTTTTGCGGGTGTTTTATTTATTTACGCCACCACGACAAATTACCAAAATAATTCAAATGCTAGACAAACAACTTCTGAAACCTATACCAACACCTTGCCTAGTGTACCAATCGATATTAAATACAATAGTGAAAAATATTTTATTAGTGGATTTTCATCTGAAGTGTCGGTGGTGCTGACAGGCTCTAATCGTGTAACCCTTGCCAGTGAAATGCAAGAAAGTACACGAAAATTCAAGGTTGTGGCGGATTTGACAAAAGCTACGGAAGGAACAAGAGAGGTACCTTTAGCTATTAAAAATTTACCAAGTGGGTTGACTGCGACTGTTACACCGGCTAAGATTACGGTGAAAGTTGGCAAGAAAGCAAGTAAGACAGTTGAAGTGAAAACAACTATCAGTTCAGCACAGTTAGCAGATGGGTTGATGGTTGATCGCGTGACGGTTGGTGACAATAAGGTAACTGTTACAAGTGACGAAGATACGCTGGCTAAGGTAGATCATGTGGAAGCGGTAGTGCCAACTAGTGAAAAAATATCCGCTAACTATTCAGGAAATGCCCCACTACAGGCAGTTGATGCAAATGGTACAGTTTTGCCAAGTGTGATTACTCCTTATGAGACAACCATAAAAATTACTGTTAAATCATCAAGTTCGTCTTCAAGTTCGACGAGCTCATCGAAATAA
- the cdaA gene encoding diadenylate cyclase CdaA has protein sequence MNFQQLSNLQYWSSLFSSPWSIVTNIIDIALVAWILFYFTKAIAGTKIMILVRGVLMFVLAQILANAIGLTTVSWLINQVITYGVIAAVVIFTPEIRTGLERLGRATDLFSTAPISSEERMVQAFVKAVDYMSPRKIGALVAIQGSRTLQEYIATGIPLDADVSGELLINIFIPNTPLHDGAVIVRDNKIAVSCAYLPLTENTGISKEFGTRHRAAIGLSEVSDALTFVVSEETGGISITHNGVFKHNLTLEEFEAELRKILISDEPPKSPFRNRVLGGWKHEKS, from the coding sequence ATGAATTTTCAGCAATTGTCCAATCTCCAATATTGGTCTAGTTTATTTTCTAGCCCTTGGAGTATTGTTACCAATATTATAGATATTGCACTGGTTGCTTGGATTTTATTTTATTTTACAAAGGCAATCGCTGGCACTAAAATTATGATTCTCGTTCGAGGGGTTTTAATGTTTGTGCTGGCTCAGATTCTTGCCAATGCCATTGGTTTAACAACGGTCTCTTGGTTGATTAACCAAGTTATCACCTATGGGGTCATTGCGGCGGTTGTGATTTTTACACCTGAGATTCGTACAGGTCTGGAGAGGCTGGGGCGTGCTACCGATTTGTTTTCGACAGCACCCATTAGCTCAGAAGAAAGAATGGTGCAGGCATTTGTCAAAGCAGTGGATTATATGAGTCCGCGGAAAATTGGAGCTCTCGTTGCTATCCAAGGAAGCAGAACCTTGCAAGAATACATTGCAACAGGGATTCCGTTGGACGCTGATGTATCTGGTGAGTTGTTAATCAATATCTTCATTCCCAATACACCGCTACATGACGGTGCTGTCATTGTAAGAGACAATAAAATAGCCGTTTCTTGCGCTTATCTTCCGCTCACAGAAAACACAGGGATTTCTAAGGAATTTGGGACACGTCACCGCGCGGCAATCGGTCTGTCAGAAGTATCCGATGCCCTTACTTTTGTAGTATCGGAGGAAACTGGAGGTATCTCTATCACACATAATGGAGTTTTCAAGCATAATTTGACATTAGAGGAATTTGAAGCAGAATTGCGGAAAATACTGATTTCAGATGAACCACCAAAATCACCATTTAGAAATCGTGTGCTAGGAGGTTGGAAACATGAAAAATCGTAA
- the murT gene encoding lipid II isoglutaminyl synthase subunit MurT: MKINTLFGKLVGKSSHFVLSKLGRGSTLPGKLALKFDNNILNTLARDYEVVVITGTNGKTLTTALTVGILKEAFGEVVTNPSGANMISGIATTFLTAKKGKSGKNIAVLEIDEASLSRICDYIKPSLFVFTNIFRDQMDRYGEIYTTYQMILDAAQKVPTATVLLNGDSPLFNSVTLKNPVQYYGFDTEKGEPQLAHYNTEGILCPKCQHILKYKLNTYANLGDYICEHCDFKRPELDYKLTQLTSLHHNSSEFVIDGQSYHINIGGLYNIYNALAAVSVAQFFGVDPTTIKTGFDKSRAVFGRQETFKIGDKECTLVLIKNPVGATQALEMIKLTPYPFSLSVLLNANYADGIDTSWIWDADFEQVLNMDIPHMIAGGVRHSEIARRLRVTGYNAEQISEVADLSQVFEEIKNQETKHAYILATYTAMLEFRELLASHQVVRKEMN; the protein is encoded by the coding sequence ATGAAGATAAATACATTATTTGGCAAACTTGTAGGAAAATCCTCCCATTTTGTGTTAAGCAAATTGGGACGCGGATCGACCTTGCCCGGAAAGCTTGCTCTGAAATTTGACAACAACATTTTAAACACACTAGCGCGTGACTACGAAGTGGTGGTAATCACAGGAACCAACGGTAAAACTCTGACTACTGCTCTTACAGTTGGAATCCTCAAAGAGGCTTTTGGCGAAGTTGTGACCAATCCCAGCGGAGCCAATATGATTAGCGGGATTGCGACGACTTTTCTGACCGCTAAAAAAGGAAAATCCGGCAAGAATATCGCCGTACTAGAAATCGATGAAGCCAGTCTCTCACGCATTTGCGACTACATTAAACCGAGCCTCTTCGTCTTTACTAATATTTTCCGCGACCAAATGGATCGTTACGGGGAGATTTACACGACCTACCAAATGATTTTGGATGCTGCTCAAAAGGTTCCTACGGCAACTGTCTTACTAAATGGAGACAGTCCGCTGTTTAACTCTGTTACTCTCAAAAATCCGGTCCAATATTATGGTTTTGATACCGAAAAAGGAGAACCACAGCTAGCTCATTACAATACGGAGGGTATTCTCTGTCCTAAATGTCAGCACATTTTAAAATACAAGCTCAATACTTATGCTAATCTAGGCGATTATATTTGTGAGCACTGTGATTTTAAACGTCCTGAATTAGACTACAAACTGACCCAATTGACCAGCCTTCATCACAACAGTTCAGAATTTGTCATTGACGGTCAAAGCTATCACATCAACATCGGTGGTCTGTATAATATCTATAATGCTTTAGCTGCCGTTTCCGTTGCTCAGTTCTTTGGAGTTGACCCAACCACTATCAAGACTGGTTTTGACAAGAGCAGAGCCGTTTTCGGACGTCAGGAAACTTTCAAGATTGGCGACAAAGAGTGCACGCTGGTTCTCATTAAAAACCCTGTCGGAGCCACGCAAGCTCTGGAGATGATCAAGCTCACTCCTTACCCATTTAGCTTGTCCGTTTTGCTCAATGCTAACTACGCGGACGGTATTGACACGAGTTGGATCTGGGACGCGGATTTTGAGCAGGTTTTGAACATGGATATCCCGCATATGATTGCTGGCGGGGTTCGTCATTCTGAGATTGCTCGCCGCTTGCGAGTTACTGGTTATAATGCTGAACAAATCAGTGAAGTAGCTGATTTGAGCCAAGTCTTTGAAGAAATTAAAAACCAAGAAACCAAGCATGCCTATATCCTAGCTACTTATACCGCCATGCTAGAATTCCGTGAATTGCTTGCTTCTCATCAAGTCGTCAGAAAGGAGATGAACTAA
- the gatD gene encoding lipid II isoglutaminyl synthase subunit GatD: MVYTSLTSPENRDYTYDLKIAHLYGNLMNTYGDNGNILMLKYVAEKLGARVQIDIVSLEDEFDKDYYDLAFFGGGQDYEQTIVARDLPAKKDSLEEFINHDGVVLAICGGFQLLGQYYIEASGRRIEGLGIMRHYTLNQKNNRYIGDIKIYNDEFDETYYGFENHQGRTFLSDDEKPLGRIIYGNGNNKEDQSEGVHYKNVFGSYFHGPILSRNANLAYRLVTTALKNKYGQDIPLANYEDILAQEVPEEYGDVKSKAEFE; this comes from the coding sequence ATGGTTTATACATCACTAACTTCTCCTGAAAATCGGGATTATACTTATGATTTAAAGATTGCTCATCTCTATGGCAATCTCATGAATACCTACGGTGACAATGGCAATATTCTCATGCTCAAATATGTAGCTGAAAAGCTAGGCGCTCGCGTTCAGATTGATATTGTCTCACTTGAAGATGAGTTTGACAAAGATTACTATGATTTGGCGTTTTTTGGCGGAGGGCAAGACTACGAGCAGACCATTGTGGCACGAGATCTGCCTGCAAAAAAAGATAGCTTGGAAGAATTTATCAATCATGACGGCGTGGTGCTAGCTATTTGTGGTGGCTTTCAGCTTCTAGGTCAATACTATATCGAAGCTTCTGGTCGGCGGATTGAGGGACTTGGAATTATGAGACACTATACTCTCAATCAAAAAAATAACCGCTACATCGGCGACATCAAGATTTATAACGATGAATTTGACGAAACCTATTATGGTTTTGAAAATCACCAAGGACGGACCTTTCTATCTGACGATGAAAAACCGCTCGGCAGAATTATTTATGGGAATGGAAACAACAAGGAAGACCAAAGCGAAGGCGTACACTACAAGAATGTCTTTGGCTCTTATTTCCACGGTCCTATCCTATCCCGCAATGCCAATCTAGCTTACCGCCTAGTGACAACTGCTCTGAAGAATAAATATGGTCAAGATATTCCCCTCGCCAACTACGAGGACATTCTAGCTCAAGAAGTCCCAGAAGAATACGGAGACGTCAAGAGCAAGGCAGAGTTTGAATAG
- a CDS encoding LapA family protein, whose product MKERMYYILLLLAILLIAGLSLANMQSVTVSFILFRFKIPLILLILLSVLLGAITTILISMPKNFSLKNELAKAKKELKTKN is encoded by the coding sequence ATGAAAGAAAGAATGTACTACATTTTACTGCTACTTGCAATCCTCCTAATCGCTGGACTGTCTTTGGCAAATATGCAAAGCGTCACCGTTAGCTTTATTCTCTTTCGTTTTAAAATTCCACTGATTCTCTTAATTTTACTCTCTGTCTTACTTGGAGCTATCACTACTATCCTCATCAGCATGCCAAAGAATTTTTCTCTCAAAAATGAATTAGCCAAAGCCAAAAAAGAACTCAAAACAAAAAACTAG